A window of Trichoderma atroviride chromosome 3, complete sequence contains these coding sequences:
- a CDS encoding uncharacterized protein (EggNog:ENOG41~SECRETED:SignalP(1-20)) — translation MHSKLLSALLVAGSASVVSAATTCTKDIKVTQPTPIISCDVVDASITVDASVAGGLSIEGPKTITGDLIITNASQLISISSSTLQSIEGNFELSGLDLLSSLNMAALKSLNKLNMQSLRQLSTFTFGTSGVSKASTIVIADTVLTDLSGLNINSVDSLTITNNKRLTAYNSDLANITSLLSVTSNGNNMEINMTKLTTAAEIQLSNVKSFVVPKLKTITESLKFDTNPELTTFTAKNITSIKDSVTFINNNKLTNVSFPLLTSIGDMTIQNNTKMLAVEGFPKLSTVAGGIILRGNFENVELPALKEVDGGCTVLSTTDISAFCGFFNDAHSKKIIKGTESCKSNVKAANEGGSDGDSSTSSSGSGSSGNGTDNAVAALSVNNVLLGVSVIAGMAQLW, via the exons ATGCATTCCAAGCTTTTGTCAGCCTTGTTGGTTGCTGGCTCTGCCAGCGTGGTTTCTG CCGCCACCACCTGTACCAAGGATATCAAGGTTACCCAGCCTACTCCCATCATCTCTTGCGATGTTGTCGATGCCAGCATCACCGTTGACGCATCCGTGGCCGGCGGCCTGAGCATCGAGGGACCCAAGACGATCACCGGTgatctcatcatcaccaacgcctctcagctcatctccatctccagctctaCCCTCCAGTCCATTGAGGGCAACTTCGAGCTTTCAGGCCTCGATCTCTTGAGCTCTCTTAACATGGCCGCGCTCAAGTCTCTGAACAAGCTCAACATGCAAAGCCTCCGCCAGCTGAGCACCTTCACCTTTGGCACTTCTGGTGTCTCCAAGGCCTCCACCATCGTCATTGCCGACACCGTCCTCACTGATTTGAGCGGCCTCAACATCAACAGTGTTGACAGCCtgaccatcaccaacaacaagaGGCTGACTGCCTACAACTCCGATCTCGCCAACATTACCAGTCTTCTCAGTGTTACTAGCAACGGAAACAACATGGAAATCAACATGACCAAGCTCACCACTGCTGCTGAGATCCAGCTCTCCAATGTCAAGAGCTTCGTCGTCCCTAAACTCAAGACCATCACTGAGTCTCTCAAATTCGACACCAACCCCGAGCTTACCACCTTCACTGCCAAGaacatcaccagcatcaagGACAGCGTCAccttcatcaacaacaacaagctcACCAACGTCTCTTTCCCCTTGTTGACTTCCATCGGTGATATGACTATCCAGAACAACACCAAGATGCTGGCAGTTGAGGGTTTCCCCAAGCTGTCAACGGTTGCCGGCGGTATTATCCTCCGTGGTAACTTCGAAAA TGTTGAGCTTCCTGCTCTCAAGGAAGTCGATGGTGGCTGCACTGTCTTGTCTACTACCGATATCTCTGCTTTCTGCGGATTCTTCAATGACGCTCACTCCAAGAAGATCATCAAGGGCACGGAATCCTGCAAGAGCAACGTTAAGGCCGCCAACGAGGGAGGTAGCGACGGTGACTCCAGCActtccagcagcggcagcggcagcagtggTAACGGCACTGACAACGCTGTCGCCGCTCTTAGTGTCAACAACGTCCTCTTGGGTGTGTCAGTCATTGCTGGCATGGCTCAGCTGTGGTAA
- a CDS encoding uncharacterized protein (BUSCO:EOG092D2B2Y) — MSDLASRITKPDEAPKKVDWAESVEADENKQQAEAEAAAGAAETQVDGAVEELGGSGLHEPEWDVEVSLSELQANEATPFHSATQWQDMGLSEDLLKGLLALKFLKPSKVQGKSLPLMLSDPPRNMMAQSQSGTGKTAAFVTAILSRVDFTKPDQPQALALAPSRELARQIEGVVNAIGRFIEPLKVAAAIPGALPRDQPVRSAVIVGTPGTVQDVIKRRQLDVSQLKVLVLDEADNMLDQQGMGDQCLRVKNMLPKSVQILLFSATFPDKVGSYAMKFAPNAHSLKLQRSELTVKGISQMFIDCADDNIKYDVLCKLYGLMTIGQSVIFVKTRESANEIQRRMVADGHKVSALHAAFDGNERDELLSKFRQGENKVLITTNVLARGIDVSTVSMVINYDIPMKGRGDSEPDAETYLHRIGRTGRFGRVGVSISFVYDKKSYDALLGIANTYGIDLVRLDTDDWDEAEERVKEVIKKNRAQAAYAPSATDNAKAS, encoded by the exons ATGTCTGACCTCGCGAGCCGTATTACGAAGCCTGATGAGGCGCCAAAGAAGGTTGATTGGGCTGAGTCTGTCGAGGCAGACGAGAACAAGCAGCAGGcggaagctgaagctgctgctggtgctgctgagACCCAGGTTGACGGTGCTGTTGAAGAGCTCGGTGGCTCTGGTCTGCATGAACCTGAATGGGATGTCGAAGTCTCTCTCAGCGAACTCCAGGCAAACGAAGCAACTCCTTTCCACTCTGCTACACAATGGCAAGACATGGGACT ATCGGAGGACCTTCTCAAGGGTCTTCTGGCCCTCAAGTTTCTGAAACCCTCGAAAGTCCAGGGGAAATCTCTTCCTCTGATGCTTAGCGATCCTCCGAGAAATATGATGGCCCAATCTCAATCTGGTACTGGAAAGACGGCGGCGTTTGTTACTGCCATTCTATCGCGTGTCGACTTTACCAAGCCGGATCAGCCTCAAGCTCTTGCCTTGGCCCCCAGTCGAGAATTGGCTCGTCAGATTGAAGGTGTTGTAAACGCTATTGGTCGCTTTATTGAACCTCTCAAGGTTGCTGCGGCTATCCCTGGAGCTCTGCCTCGCGACCAGCCGGTTCGATCTGCCGTTATTGTTGGTACCCCTGGTACTGTCCAGGACGTCATCAAACGAAGGCAGCTAGATGTTTCTCAACTCAAGGTTCTCGTCTTGGACGAAGCCGACAACATGCTGGATCAGCAAGGAATGGGTGACCAGTGCCTGAGAGTGAAGAA CATGCTACCAAAGTCTGTGCAAATCCTGCTCTTCTCAGCCACTTTCCCCGACAAAGTCGGTTCATACGCCATGAAGTTTGCGCCCAATGCCCATTCTCTCAAGCTGCAGCGAAGCGAGCTTACCGTCAAGGGCATTTCACAAATGTTCATCGACTGCGCGGACGACAACATCAAGTACGACGTTCTTTGCAAGCTCTACGGTCTGATGACTATTGGACAGTCGGTCATTTTCGTCAAG ACCCGTGAAAGCGCCAACGAGATCCAGAGACGTATGGTGGCTGATGGGCACAAAGTATCTGCTCTGCACGCTGCGTTTGATGGTAACGAGAGAGACGAGCTGCTGAGTAAATTCCGACAAGGCGAGAACAAGGTTCTCATCACCACTAATGTCCTTGCCCGTGGTATTGACGTGTCTACCGTGTCCATGGTCATCAACTACGATATCCCTATGAAAGGCCGAGGCGATAGTGAGCCCGACGCCGAGACTTATCTCCACCGTATTGGCCGAACTGGACGTTTTGGACGTGTTGGTGTCAGTATCAGCTTCGTCTACGATAAGAAGAGCTACGATGCCCTCCTCGGCATTGCCAACACATACGGCATTGATCTTGTACGCCTTGATACCGATGACTGGGATGAGGCGGAAGAGCGAGTCAAGGAAGTCATCAAGAAGAACAGAGCTCAGGCTGCTTATGCCCCGAGCGCTACGGATAACGCCAAGGCATCCTAG
- a CDS encoding uncharacterized protein (TransMembrane:1 (o65-85i)), with product MEPQPTLDRDCSAGEILKENMAAGDLVDGAAQKYLSADSYYKHTAWGSKTIHRNYCHRPHQESRLLLPPGLCLFPLCFLTLSNLFQPELRYHARRANNGKCEQD from the coding sequence ATGGAGCCACAGCCGACACTTGACAGGGATTGTTCCGCGGGAGAAATTCTCAAGGAAAATATGGCGGCTGGGGATCTTGTCGACGGTGCTGCTCAAAAATACCTATCAGCCGACAGTTATTACAAGCACACGGCGTGGGGATCAAAAACCATCCATCGCAATTATTGCCACCGACCTCACCAGGAAAGCAGACTGTTGCTTCCACCTGGCCTTTgcctctttcctctttgttTCCTTACCTTGTCGAATCTGTTTCAACCAGAACTGCGCTATCATGCAAGGCGTGCCAATAACGGGAAATGCGAGCAAGATTAG